The following is a genomic window from Nisaea sediminum.
TGCCGCCCGGATCGCGGTCCGGCTCGAGATCCGCACGCCGGAGAACAAGCGCCGGGCCGTCGCGGAAGCCTTTGCCACCCGCAGCGCGACGATCGCCGAGGATGCCTCGCTCGCCGACCGGGAGACGCTTTGGTACAAGCTGACGGAAGAACTGATGGACGATTTCGATACCGCCGTCCGGCCGCAGATCACGGCCCATCTCGGCGAGTTCCTGCGCTAGCGGCAGGAGAGGAAACCGGAGCGGCTCTGCCGCTCCGGCTCGTGACGTTCAGACTCAGAGATTGGCGAGCACGTGCTCGGCGCTGGACACTTCGAAGGCCCGCGGCTCTTCGACGAACAGCTTCGTGACTGTGCCGTCCTCGACCACCATCGCATAGCGCTGGGAGCGGGTGCCCATGCCGGCGACGGAGACGTCCATCTCGAGGCCGAGCGCCTTCGCCAGCTCCGCATTGCCGTCGGCGATCATGGTGACCGCGTCGCCGGCCTTCTGGTCCTTGGCCCAGGCGCCCATGACGAAGGCATCGTTCACCGACGTGCAGGCGATGGCATCGACGCCCCGTGCCTTCAGGTCGCCCGCCTTCTCGACGAAGCCCGGCAGGTGCTTCACGGAGCAGGTCGGCGTGAAGGCGCCCGGGACGGCGAAGAGCACGACCTTGCGGCCCTTGAAGAACTCCCCCGTGTCGAGATCGTCGATCCCGTCCGAAGTGTTGGTTTTGAGTTTGAGCGCCGGGATCTTGTCCCCAACC
Proteins encoded in this region:
- a CDS encoding peroxiredoxin, with the translated sequence MTIKVGDKIPALKLKTNTSDGIDDLDTGEFFKGRKVVLFAVPGAFTPTCSVKHLPGFVEKAGDLKARGVDAIACTSVNDAFVMGAWAKDQKAGDAVTMIADGNAELAKALGLEMDVSVAGMGTRSQRYAMVVEDGTVTKLFVEEPRAFEVSSAEHVLANL